A stretch of DNA from Saccharomycodes ludwigii strain NBRC 1722 chromosome I, whole genome shotgun sequence:
AGCAGCCACAGGCTCAGGTAAAACTTTGGCCTACTTAATACCAGTTATTCAAATTATCTTGgaacacaaaaaaataaataaccaCAATATTGCAGCTGCGGGTGATGGTGATGGTGATGGTGATGGTTCTGCAAGTACCATGGGAATTGTTTTGGTTCCTACCAGGGAACTAGCTGAACAAGTGTACAAGGTTTTACAAAAGCTGTGTATGTTTTGTTCCACGGAAATACACTCATTGAATTTGTCGTCCAGTATTACAGAAAATGTAATTAACTCTTTGTTAATGGAATCACCagatattgttatttgcACACCGGCTAGATTGGTACAATATTTGAATACAACTAATCAGGCATTTTCCTTGAAAAACTTGAAATTTCTAGTTATTGATGAAGTCGACTTAATATTGACATTTGGGTACCAAGATGATTTGGAAAAGATTGCTGAATTCTTGcctttaaagaaaaatttacaaaCTTTCTTAATGAGTGCTACGTTAAATGATGATAtccaagttttaaaaaacaagtTTTGCCGATCACCAGCCATTTTGAAACTAAATGATAACgaaattaataaagataaatctAAATTGGTCCAATATTATGTTAAAGTTGGCgaatttgataaatttttattatgttatgttattttcaaaCTAGGTTTAATTAAGGGGAAaactttaatatttgttaaTAACATTGATAGAGGCTATAGATTAAAGTTGGTTTTGGAGCAATTTGGCATTAAATCTTGCATTTTGAACAGTGAGTTGCCTGTAAACTCTAGACAACATATTGTTGATGAATTCaacaaaaatgtttatCATTTGTTAATCGCCACGGATGATACAGAATATATTAGggaagaagatgaagaggaaaaagaagggGGAGAAAAGGGGGagaatgaaaataaagaaaaagaatcaCAAAATGAATTGGACAAAGAAACGGAAAgcaagaataataaaaaatctaaagTTCACAAAGATAAAGAATATGGTGTTTCTCGTGGtgttgattttaaaaatgtttcatGTGTTTTAAACTTTGATTTACCCACTACTGCCAAATCGTATGTACATAGGATAGGTAGAACCGCACGTGCAGGTAAATCAGGCACTGCTATTTCGTTTGTAGTACCTTTAAAGGAATTTGGCAAACATAAACCATCATCATTACCAACTGCTAAAAAGGACGAAAAGATATTAagtagaattattaa
This window harbors:
- the DBP9 gene encoding ATP-dependent DNA/RNA helicase (similar to Saccharomyces cerevisiae YLR276C | DBP9 | Dead Box Protein), whose amino-acid sequence is MDNNGGLTTVPDSYIDNSATFASFQLDTRLQQALKSNGFNNPTLIQSSAIPLALQQKRDIIAKAATGSGKTLAYLIPVIQIILEHKKINNHNIAAAGDGDGDGDGSASTMGIVLVPTRELAEQVYKVLQKLCMFCSTEIHSLNLSSSITENVINSLLMESPDIVICTPARLVQYLNTTNQAFSLKNLKFLVIDEVDLILTFGYQDDLEKIAEFLPLKKNLQTFLMSATLNDDIQVLKNKFCRSPAILKLNDNEINKDKSKLVQYYVKVGEFDKFLLCYVIFKLGLIKGKTLIFVNNIDRGYRLKLVLEQFGIKSCILNSELPVNSRQHIVDEFNKNVYHLLIATDDTEYIREEDEEEKEGGEKGENENKEKESQNELDKETESKNNKKSKVHKDKEYGVSRGVDFKNVSCVLNFDLPTTAKSYVHRIGRTARAGKSGTAISFVVPLKEFGKHKPSSLPTAKKDEKILSRIIKQQSKLGFEMQPYSFDIKQMEGFRYRMEDGFRAVTQVSVREARIKELKQELLASDKLKRHFEENPQDLQSLRHDKELHPSRVQQHLKRVPEYLLPENARADKKKIGFIPFYNANKRRKNTNKVNKKRGFNNKGKSDPLKNFK